The following coding sequences are from one Oryzias melastigma strain HK-1 linkage group LG20, ASM292280v2, whole genome shotgun sequence window:
- the LOC112151482 gene encoding receptor activity-modifying protein 3 — MDTNELPVFKLFLVGVFVNAWMMRGLSATDTFSVEPTTPWRRKICNESRLQWEVEVCGDEFKRSMARIDPYYWCNVTHFIREYHLFTLCTESKSQNVNCYWPNPLVESYIIRIHKHFFSNCTWEQVVWFDPPDDTLAILILIPVFLTLAMIALVVWCSKRSDLLA, encoded by the exons TTAACGCCTGGATGATGAGAGGGTTATCAG CCACAGACACTTTCAGTGTGGAGCCCACCACCCCCTGGAGGAGGAAAATCTGCAACGAGTCCCGTCTGCAGTGGGAGGTGGAGGTCTGCGGGGACGAATTCAAGCGAAGCATGGCCCGCATAGATCCGTATTACTGGTGCAACGTCACGCACTTCATCAG GGAGTACCACCTCTTCACCCTCTGCACAGAGTCAAAGTCCCAAAACGTCAACTGCTACTGGCCCAATCCTCTGGTGGAGAGCTACATCATCCGCATACACAAGCACTTTTTCTCTAACTGCACCTGGGAGCAGGTGGTGTGGTTTGACCCGCCGGACGACACCCTTGCCATCCTCATCCTCATTCCGGTTTTCCTCACCTTAGCCATGATAGCTCTGGTGGTTTGGTGCAGCAAGAGGAGCGACCTTCTGGCTTAG